GTTCGATAATCGTCTGAAGGATATCTTGCGCCCTGGCGATGAAATAATGGTGATGCCAGAAGTGCGCTCCAGTGAGCTACAGGTGACTAAAGATGTCACAGAAATTCTTTATCGTATTGCTGTAGGAACGGCGGCAGTTTTGTCCTTCTAAAACTTAAAGTTACTTCCTTCTTTTAATTACTTTTGGTAATTGAGAGTGAGAAAGCAAACATAATAAGGAGGGAGCAGCTTATTTAGCTTCAGGGGAAAACTATGGAAATAAAAGGAAGCTCAACTAGGAAGGGAATTATTCTTGCTGGTGGCTCTGGTACGCGCTTATACCCCCTAACTAAAGGGGTAAGCAAGCAACTGATGGGCGTCTATGATAAACCAATGATTTATTATCCCCTGACAACTCTAATGCTTGCGGGTATCCGAGATATATTGGTTATCACTACTCCAGAAGAGCAATATTTGTACCAGCGCTTACTTGAAAGTGGTGAACAATGGGGTATTAATATTAGCTATGCGATACAGCCAAGCCCAGATGGTTTAGCACAAGCATTTTTGATAGGCCGTGATCATGTAGGAAACAATAGTAGTGCTTTAGTACTTGGCGACAATATATTTTATGCCCAACATTTTAGTCAGATACTGCAGCGCTCTGATGCACGTGAAGATGGTGCAACGGTATTCGGATATCGAGTAGCAGATGCAAAGGATTATGGAGTCATTGAATTTGACAAGGAAGGTAAAGCAATAAGCCTAGAAGAAAAGCCGGTTCAACCTAAATCTAATTATGCTGTGACTGGTCTTTACTTCTATGATAATCAGGTGTGTGACTTAGCTAGAGAAGTGAAGCCTAGTACTCGTGGTGAACTAGAAATTACTGATATCAATAATGCTTACTTGAACAGAAATCAACTAAACGTTGAGTTCTTAGGCCGTGGTAGTGCTTGGTTGGATACCGGAACCCATGACAACCTGCTTGAGGCCGCACATTTTGTTCAAACTATGGAGCGTCGTCAGGGGTTGAAAATTGCTTGCCCAGAGGAGGTAGCCTATCGTAAGGGATTTATCTGCGCAGAGCAGCTGGAAAAGCAAGCTCAGTCACTTTTGAAGAGTGGGTATGGTGAATATCTCATGAACCTATTGTACGAAAATGGCGAAATCTCCTCTTTAACTCAGCAACGCTTAGCCACATTACTTTGACCTAAATGCTTGACCCATGTTGAGAAAAATCAGCAGTTAGAGAAACCGCATGAAAGTGATTGAAACCGCAATTCTCGATGTGAAAATTATTGAACCTAGAATCTTTAATGATGATCGTGGTTTCTTTTACGAATCCTTTCGCCAGGATTTCTTCAATAAAGAGTGTAAAGATAGAATTTTTGTTCAAGATAACCACAGCAAATCTACACAAGGAACACTTCGTGGCCTCCATTACCAAACCAAGCAGTGTCAAGGTAAGCTGGTTCGAGTCACTAAAGGTGAAGTTTTTGATGTGGCGGTTGATTTACGTAAAAATTCGCAAACTTTTTGCCAGTGGGTTGGCGTGACGCTTTCAGCAGTAAATAGGCGCCAACTTTGGGTGCCGGAAGGCTTTGCTCATGGTTTCTATGTCACTAGTTCTGAGGCAGAGTTCGTTTATAAATGTACTGATTACTATGCACCCGAGTATGAGAACTCCATCCGTTGGGATGATCCTGAACTGTCGATCGAATGGCCCTTGGTAAATGGCGAGGAGCCAAAACTCTCGGCTAAAGATGCTGAGGGAAAATATTTAAAAGATGCGTTTGTTTTCGAGTAAAGGCTCGTTGTAGACAAGATCTATTCATCAAAGTATAGCCAAAATAATGAATAGGCTCAGGTATGTAACTTTGAGGGATAAGCTTCATCATTCCTAGTTTCCACCATAAGGGACAGGAACAGTTGGCACTAACTAATTCAGTGTGAATAAGTAAATGAGAATCCTAGTAACAGGTAGAAATGGCCAGCTGGCAAGAGAATTACAAAAACGCAAACCGCGCGATGTCAATCTGGTAGCGCTAACCCGCAATGATCTGGATGTCACAGATAGTAATCAGGTTATGCAAGCTGTTAATAAGTACAAACCAGATACGTTGATTAATGCCGCTGCCTACACGGCGGTAGACAAGGCGGAATCAGAGAGAGAGCAAGCTTTCGCAATTAATGCTACGGGTCCGGAAAACTTAGCTAGGGCCTGTCACGAAATGGATACTCGCTTAATACATATCTCCACAGATTTTGTATTTGATGGCCAGGGTTGTAGCCCATACAAACCTCAGGATTCGATTCGTCCATTGGGTATCTATGGAGAAAGTAAAGCTGCTGGTGAAGCTGCTGTTCAAAGTGTATTACCACAAGCAGTCATTTTACGGACAGCCTGGGTTTATGGCGCCCACGGAGCTAATTTTACCAACACTATGCTTAGACTTATGCGCGAGCGTGATCAGTTAGGTGTAGTTGCAGACCAGATAGGTACCCCTACTAGCTGTATAACATTGGCTGAAACTATCTTTAGTTTGGTAAGCAAACCGGAAGTTAGCGGTATTTATCATTGCACCGATGCCGGTACAGCCAGCTGGTATGATTTTGCTGTAG
The DNA window shown above is from Microbulbifer variabilis and carries:
- the rfbC gene encoding dTDP-4-dehydrorhamnose 3,5-epimerase, producing the protein MKVIETAILDVKIIEPRIFNDDRGFFYESFRQDFFNKECKDRIFVQDNHSKSTQGTLRGLHYQTKQCQGKLVRVTKGEVFDVAVDLRKNSQTFCQWVGVTLSAVNRRQLWVPEGFAHGFYVTSSEAEFVYKCTDYYAPEYENSIRWDDPELSIEWPLVNGEEPKLSAKDAEGKYLKDAFVFE
- the rfbA gene encoding glucose-1-phosphate thymidylyltransferase RfbA, whose protein sequence is MEIKGSSTRKGIILAGGSGTRLYPLTKGVSKQLMGVYDKPMIYYPLTTLMLAGIRDILVITTPEEQYLYQRLLESGEQWGINISYAIQPSPDGLAQAFLIGRDHVGNNSSALVLGDNIFYAQHFSQILQRSDAREDGATVFGYRVADAKDYGVIEFDKEGKAISLEEKPVQPKSNYAVTGLYFYDNQVCDLAREVKPSTRGELEITDINNAYLNRNQLNVEFLGRGSAWLDTGTHDNLLEAAHFVQTMERRQGLKIACPEEVAYRKGFICAEQLEKQAQSLLKSGYGEYLMNLLYENGEISSLTQQRLATLL
- the rfbD gene encoding dTDP-4-dehydrorhamnose reductase, producing MRILVTGRNGQLARELQKRKPRDVNLVALTRNDLDVTDSNQVMQAVNKYKPDTLINAAAYTAVDKAESEREQAFAINATGPENLARACHEMDTRLIHISTDFVFDGQGCSPYKPQDSIRPLGIYGESKAAGEAAVQSVLPQAVILRTAWVYGAHGANFTNTMLRLMRERDQLGVVADQIGTPTSCITLAETIFSLVSKPEVSGIYHCTDAGTASWYDFAVAIYEEAKNLGVLTKDANVNIIPIGNAEYHSCAVRPSYSVLDKSSLVEDLGIELKHWRQALRQVLQEKVNS